The genomic region AAAAACCCTCAAGTTTTTGACAGTGTCAACTCCACTTATTTCATTACTTAAACCGCAAGTAATCCTTTAAATGATTCCAGTGGAAAAAACTGAAAAATTTGGGTTTTTTTGATAAACATAACTATTATATGGTTAATTTGGGAAAGTAATTAAATTAGAAATTTTTGTAATATATTTTATTAATCACAATTCTAAATTAAATTAGGGGGATTAAATTTTGGTAATTGCAAAATGCAGAGAATGTGAAAAAGAATATCAGTTGAACTCAAGTGATAATCTTGGAGATTTTCAGTGTGAATGTGGTGGGGAATTAGATTATGTTGATGATTTCGAAGTTAAAAATGAGAATTCAATAAAAATGAAAAGGATTCATTGGAATACTTTAATATTAGGAATTATTGTAACAGCATTTCTTGGTTTTTTATTGGGTTTAATTGGAATAATAATAGCAACATTATGTGTTGGTTACTCCGTTGACAAAAATTACAAGAATGGTGCTGTTCATGGAGCATTAGCCGGATTCATCGGTGGGTTCATAGCAGTCAACATTGGCAATGTCATAAATATTATTTTACCAAGCAATACCAATACAGAATTTGGTCTTCTTTTGATAACCGGAACATTGATTGGTATTACTATATATGGATTTACTGGTGCCATTTGTGGAGCTATCGGAGCCTTTATAAAACAAAAAAGAAGTTAAAACTTTTAAATACTACTTATTTTTTAGTAAGTTTCAGTTATATGGATAAACATTGAAAATTTTTAAAACATCTTTAATAGCTCATGACCAGCGACCACCCTAACCTGCGGATACTCCCCTA from Methanobacterium formicicum harbors:
- a CDS encoding DUF5518 domain-containing protein; protein product: MVIAKCRECEKEYQLNSSDNLGDFQCECGGELDYVDDFEVKNENSIKMKRIHWNTLILGIIVTAFLGFLLGLIGIIIATLCVGYSVDKNYKNGAVHGALAGFIGGFIAVNIGNVINIILPSNTNTEFGLLLITGTLIGITIYGFTGAICGAIGAFIKQKRS